In Candidatus Eisenbacteria bacterium, the sequence CATGCTGCTGGTCGCTCACTCCCATGAGCATCTCGGCCAGTCGATCGCCTACGCGCGCAGCAACGGCATCGTTCCGCCATGGACCGCCAAGCAGCAGGCGGCCATGAAGGAAGCGACCGAGAAGAAGAAGGCCGAAGGCAAGTAGCCGCATCACGAGGACGGCCCGCCCTCGTCGCGAGGACGGGCCGTTTTCTTTACCTGGCTGGACCGTCGGCTGGGGATGTGAAATCTACATTTGCCTCCGCGGGGCCGGGCCCGCCATGATGCTGGCTCGCGAGCCACGAGCCCCCGCGGCCGCCGGCCGATCGCGATCCCGGAGGAGACATCCATGAAGCGCTTCACGGTCATCCTGATCGCCCTGCTCATCCCGCTGTTCGCCGTCGCGGCCCTGGCCGAGCCTGTCGCAGTCGGCGCCGAGATCACGGTCAAGAAGCCGGTCAAGCTCGCCAAGCTCGCCAAGTCGCCCGAGAAGTTCGTGGGCAAGACGATCCGCATCGAAGGCACGGCGCTCAAGGTCTGCCAGGGCGCGGGTTGCTGGGTGGAGGTGAGCGACGGCAAGGGCGTCACGTTCCTCGCCAAGAGCCTCGACGAGTCCGTGCTCCTTCCCAAGGACAGCGCCGGCCGCTCGATCGTGGTCCAGGGAGTGGTCACCAAGATGGCGCCCAAGACGCATGACCACGAGCACGAAGGCGAAGGCCATGAGTGCCCGGTCCCGACCTTCCTCATCTCGACTCAGGGGGCTCTGCTCCCCTGAACTTCTCAGACACGCCTCGCGGCGGGAGGACATCGTGCCCAAGCTGACGCGCGCCGTACCAGCCGAGATCTTCCCGGCCACCGCCGAGCGACTCGCCTCATGGGAGGCGGACGCCGACGTGATCGGCGTTCTTCTGGTCGGCTCCAAGAGCGTCGGCCATCAGGACGAGCGATCGGACGACGATCTGGAAGTGCTGCTGACCGATGAGGCGTTCCAGCGCCTCGCTCCCGGCGACTGCCATACCATGCACATCGAAGGCGAAGGCTCGATGCGTCAGATCGTCTATGACGCGCAGCTCACCGCGATGAGCGCTCTCGAGCGAAAGCCCGGCTCGAGCCTCGATCTCGACCACTGGCCTTACGAGCGTGCGCGCGTCCTGTTCGCCCGGGACCCCGAGCGTGTGGAGGCGGCGGTGAAGGCCGCGGCGCTGATGACTCCCGAGTTCCGCTCTGCGCGGCTGGCCCATGGAACCATCGACGCATGGGTCTCCGCCCACCGCGCCGTCAAGACGATGGAGCGCGGCTTCCAGGCCGCGGGCACGCTGCTGGTCGCGCGCTCCGCCAAGGCGCTGACGCGCGTGCTGTTCGCGATGGAGTCGCGCTGGGCGCCGCTCGATCACTGGCTCGAGCGCGAGCTCGAGACGCTGGATGACCCGTTGCGCATCGGACCGCGCATCGTGACCGCGCTGAAGGAGCGCCGTCCGGCGCCGCTGCTCGAGGCCCTCACCGCGCTCGAGAATCGGCTGGCGAGCGAAGGCGTGGCCCGCGCCGCCGACCGGCGTGGCATGTTCCTGGAGCTGATCCACGCGAGCCGCGCGGACGAGCGCGCGCGGCACACGCTGCCCTAGGGCTTTGTAAGTCCTTACTGTCCCCGGGGACAGCAAGGAGTTACAACCCCGGCGCCCGCCCCGTGTAGCCGGTGAGCTCGACGTAGCCTCTCCCGGTGACCGGCGTTCCGCGGCTCGTTCCGCCGACGCGCACAGCACCCTCCCAGTAGATCACGCCGCCCATGGTCCGCGATCGGAGCTCCTGATCGTCGAGGACCGGCGTCACCGTCAGGTCCAGATCACGGCTCGGAACCCGCACCTTCCAGCCGTGCGGATACGTGGCGCCCGAAGCCGGACTCTTCCACCGGCGCGCCGGCGTGATCGCGAAGGCCTGCCGCGCGAGGTGCTCGGCGCGCCCCTCCCCTCCGATCCACGTGCCGCTCGAGACCGGCTCGATCGAGCCGTCGCGACGCCGCAGCTGGTAGAGCATCAGCTCCTCGTCGGTGTCGAGCTGGAGCGAGAACCAGTCCCATCCGACCTGGGCCGAGTCGAGCTGGCTGGTGCTGAACTCGTGATCCATCCACGAGGTGCCGCGCACCGCGAGCGAGTCGCCGCCGGCGCGGATTCCTCCCGCCGTCCTCAGCCTCGAGAGCGAGTAATAGTGGGATGCGTTTCCCGGCGCCGCGGACTTGTGGCTGAGGCCGTCCTTGCCATGAACGACCAGCGGCTTGTTCGGGGTGAGCCGCAGGTCCAATGCCAGATCGGACGCGCGGGCCTGCAGACGGTGCGTTCGCTCGTCGGGTTCGAGCGACGCGCTCCAGTCGTCGATCCATACCCGGTAGCGCACCGTGTCGGCGCCGGCCATGCCGAGCGAAGGTCGCGCGACCCGCTCGTGGAACCGGAACCGCCGGCCTTCCACGTCGGTGAGCGCCAGATGCGCGAAGAGGACGTCGTGAGGCGCCCAGGCCGACGCGCTCTGCCGCCACGCAGGATCGATGCCCACGCGAAAGAACGTGAGCTGATAACCGAACCATCTCGTCCCGGCCGCCACGTTGCCGGTGTAGTACCACCACTCGACCCGGTACTCGGGATGCGAGGCGTGGTCGCGGGGAAAGCGAAAGGCGCGCGGCTTGGAGGCGTACTCGTAGCCGGCGGCGATCGCGAGCGCCGCGATCATGGTGAGCGTCGCGGCACCCAGGACGGATTTCCATCGATGCCTGATGTCCGGCATCAGTCCATCCTCATGGCCTCGGCGGCGACGCGGGACGCGGCACGCCGAGCCGGGCCGATGCCGGCGAGCAGCGCGCTCACCACCAGCACCGGAAGCGTCTGCAGGAACATGCGGGGCTCGAGCTGCACGCGGATCGTCCAGCCGAAGTACTGGCGGTTGATGACGTGGATCAGAATCATCGCCAGCGCCAGGCCGCAGACGCAGCCGAGCACCGCGCCGAAGAGCCCGATCAGCCCGCTCTCGACCAGCACGATGCCCTGCACCTGAGCGCGCGACGCCCCGATGGCCCGCAGCACCGCGATCTCGCGTCCGCGCTGAAGGATCAGCGCCGTCAGCGTGCCCGCGACACCCAGCACCGCGACCAGGATGGCGATCGACTGGAGCGCGTAGGTCACCTGGAAGGTCTGATCGAACACTTCCAGCACTCTCGCGCGCAGCTCCTGATGGGGAGTCGCGTTCAGCACGAGGTTCGGCCCGCCGGCATCGAGCACCTGCTGTCTCAAGGCGTCCACGTCGGTTCCCGCGCGCGCGAAGATGGCCAGGCTCTCGACCCGCCGCACGCGCCACAACGACTCGAACAGGGCGCGATCCATGACCACCGCGCCGGCATCGGTGCTGTAGTCGTAGTAGATCCCGACCACGGGTCGGGAGACCCGGCCGCTCGGCGTCTCGAGCGCCAGCTGGTCGCCGACCCGGGTCTTGAAGTGGTGGGCGAAGCTCTCGCTCACGACCACGCCCTGACGGGCCTGGGCCGCCGCCAGAACGTCGCCAGCAGAGCCGCGCGTGAACTGCAGATGTCCGACCCCTTCCTGGACATCGAAATCGAGACCGGCCGCGAAGGCGAGGCGGCCGCGATGACGAAAGCGCGTGCCGCGAAACGTGTCCACCGCAAGGACGTGCGGCAACGTCCGCACCCGCGACACGAACGAGTCCGGGAGCTGGGTGACGCCGAGGTTCTCGCGATGGCCGACCGGCTCGACGTAGAGATCGCCGCGGATCGTCTGCGTCACCCATGTGTCGACCGTGCGGCGGAAGCTGCCCACCATCACGTCGAGGGCGACCCACATGCCGACCGCGACCATGAGCGCACCGACCGCGGCGCTGGTGCGCGCGATCGCGTCCCGCAGATAGCGGGTGCCGAGCATGCCGGAAACGCCCGCCAATCGTCGCAGCAGAGCGCCCATCACTCGCTCGCCGAGACGCGTGAAGACTGGAGCGAGCAGCGCGAAGCCCACGAGCGCCAGGAAGGCGCTCACGAAGCCACCCCCCGGGCGCATCGCACGGATGGTCCACGCCGAGATCGCGACGGCCGCGATGAGCAGGCCGATCCCGGCAGAAGACCAGCGGCCGAGGTGGAGAGGCTGCGCCTCGATCCACAAGCCCTGGCGCAGCGTGACGCCGGGAGGCGTGCGCGAGGCCTCGATCGCAGGAACCAGCGCGGAGCACACCGCGGCCGCCACGCCGACCCCGAAGCCAAGCGCGTACGCGCCGGCATCGGGATGAAGCGATGCCACCTGGCGCACCATGTAGAGATCGCTGAGCGTGCGTCCCACGAGGGTCAGCGCGCCGCGCGCGAGCCAGGTGCCGATCGCGAGCCCGAGCGCCGAGCCGGCGATGCCGAAGAACAGGCCTTCGCCGAGGAACAGGCCAACGACGCCGCCGCGCGTCACGCCGACGGCGCGCAGCATGCCGATCTCGCGCCGCCAGCGGAGCACCGACATCGCCACCGCGTTGAAGATCAGGAACATCGCCACGAACAGGGCGATGAACGAGAGCGCTTCGAGATTCAGCCGGAACGCCTCGACCATGTTTTCCACCTGGCGCGTGCGCCCGGCGGGCAAGTCCACGGTGAGGTCGGCGGAGAGCCGGCGCGCCAGCGCCTCCCTGACGCGGTCGCGAGTGCTTTGATCGACGAGCAGATCCACCCGGTCGATCCGACCGTAGCGGCGGAAGACATCCTGGGCGGTGGCGATGTCGACGATCACCACGCTGCCACCGAGCGCCTGATCGAGATCGGATCCTCCGAGCACGCGACGCACCACCAGAGGCTCCGGGCGCCCGGAGGCCAGGACGGTGAGCGTGTCGCCGGCATGAATCCCAAGGCGCATCGCGTACGAGGCGGTGATGAACGCCGAGCGCGGCGCGAGCAGCGAGAGCGCTTCGGATCCCTGGCCGTCATCGCCACGGTCGCCGCGAACCCGCTGGAAGGGCTCCTCCGCGAAGGGGTCGAGTCCCAGCACCAGCACGGTCTCGGGCCAGTCGTCGCGCGCACGCGCCGACCGCGCCGGCAGCGGCCCGCCGGTGCGGGCGCGGGCGAAGACTTCGATGACCGGGGCCGCCGCGCGCACGCCCGGCTCCCGGCGGATCGCGGGATAGAGCCGCTCGTCGAACCCTTCCGAGGAGGCGCTGACCTCGAGGTTCGCCTTGCCGGCAACGGCATCGACCGTGCCGCCGAACGACGCCATCGCCGAGTGGCTGGCGAGCCGGATGGCGACGAAGACCGCCACGCCAAGGCTCACGCCGAGAACGGTGAGCAGGGTGCGCGGCCATTCCTCGGTGAGGCGCCGAAGGATCACCCGCCGCCACACGGCGTTCATCGCGCGTCCGAATCCGCGATGCGTCCGTCGTGGATCTCGATCACTCGCGACGCCGCCGCCGCGGCTTCGCGGCTGTGAGTGACGAGCAGGACCGTGGCGCCGGCCCGCTCACCGAGATCGCGCAACAGCTCGAGCACCCGCTCCGCGGCGCGGGTATCCAGATTGCCGGTCGGCTCGTCGGCCAGCACCAGCGCGGGAGACATCACCAGCGCCCGCGCGATGGCCGCGCGCTGCAGCTCGCCGCCCGACAGCATGTGGGGCCGCGCGTCGCGGCGCGCCTCGAGTCCGACGTCCGCGATGAGCCGGTCCGCGGCCGCCAGGGCCTCGCGCGCGGGACGTCCGGCGAGCTCGGCGGGAAGGGCGACATTCTCACGCACCGTGAGCGTGGAGATCAGATTGAAGAACTGGTAGACGACGCCGATGCGGTCGCGCCGCAGCCGCGTGAGTGCGTCATCGGAGAGCCGGCTCAGCTCCCGGCCTTCGACCCACACTTCGCCCCGAGATGGCGTGTCGATGCCGGCGACCAGGTTGAGCAGAGTGCTCTTCCCCGAGCCGCTGCGACCCATCAGCGCCAGGAACTCGCCGCGCCCGACTTCGAGTGACACGTCGTCGAGCGCGCGCACCAGGCCATCGCCCAGGCGGTACTCCTTGACGACCCTGACCAGCCGCAAGGCAGGCGTCCGCGTGGAATCATCGCTCATGCAAGGCTCTCAACGGCGGTCGGCCGCGGCGCTGCGCGCGCTCTGCACCTCGGCCAGCGTGGCCCGGTAGAGCGAGTCGCGGCCGCCGGTCGCCACGGCGCGAGCCGCCAGCTGCTCGGCCTCGTCGAGACGCTTCCCGCGCTTGAGCAACGCGGTGGCGAGATTGTTCATGGCGTCCGCGTCGTCCGGCCGGTCTCTCAGCGCTCTGCGATAGCACTTCTCGGCGTCGGCCCATTCTCCGGATGCGGCGGCCAGGTTGCCGAGGTTCACGCGCGCCACCGCGAAGTGACGATCGCGCTTCAGCGCCTTGCGATACTCGCGCGCGGCGAGATCCTTGTGCCCCGCCTGCTCGTAAGCCACGCCCAGGTCGTTGTGCTCGGCCGCCGTGAGGGGATCGTTGAGAACGACGATGTGCCCGCAGCCGGAAAGCGTGATGGCCAGCGCGACGGCCAGCCGCCTCACGGACGCCGCACCACGAGCGCCCGGCCCCCGGCCGCGCTCCAGCGTTTCATCAGCCCCTCGCGACCCGTGCTGCGCGGCTTCGAGCCGCCATCGAGGATCGTGACGCGGCTCCGCTGGCCATCCCAGCCGACCAGCACGACGTAGTGATTCTTCCGGAGCGGACCGATGCCGGCATCGATGAGCAGAATCGGCGGCACGTCCTGACCGAGAAACGCCGCCAGCGAATCCTCGCCCGGTTTCTCCACGGCGGCGTCGAAGCCGGCGCGGCGCGCCGCGGCCGCGAGCTCGGTGATGAGCGCCCCGCGCAGGACCGGGTCGTAAGCAGCCTCTGCCTGCGCCTCGGCAGCCGAGTCCGCGCGGTAGTAGCGCATCACCATCTGCAATGCCGCGGGGCCGCAGCGCTCGCGGGCCTGACGGATCACCGGAACCGGAAGAGCCCACGATGACTCCACCGACTTTGCCGGGGAAGACGGCGCGGCGGCCGGCGAGGCCAGGGATACGGCCAGCGCCAGCGCCACGCCTCCGCTCACTTGACGGTGATGTCCTTGTTGAGGAGCTTGAGGATCACGATCACCAGCAAGATGATGATCAGCACCGTGACCAGCGCGCCGAGCGCGTCCCCGCCGGCCGGCAATCCCTTCGATGCCGAAGCCAGCGTGTGCAGGTCCTCGTCCGACATGGACGCCACCTTGAGCTGGGCCTCTTCGGGCGAGACGCCGTAATCACGCAGCTTCTGCACGACCATCCTGTGCTCGAGCGCGCGCTGGACGATCACCAGGTCGGCGTCACGCGTCGAGGTGATGGCGGTCTGCCCCGAGACACGCGAGGGTGCGAGCGCGGCGGCTGCCGGCGCCACGTGCAGCACGCTCCACCAGCAGGCCAGCACCAGAGCGGTGAAATAGCGCAGGGTTCGCGGGAATCGCATGAGGTCCTCCTTGACGGCAGTTCGATGGTCCTGTGGCCGTGCTCCGACACTACCAAGGCCGCGCGCGCGTGGGAACTGCGGGGGCGTGCGGTATCCTTCGACCCATGCGGCGCCTCGCGGCGGCTCTTCTGCTCCTCCTGCTCACGGACTGCGCCGCCCGCCGCGAATCTCTCCTCTATCCGCCGGGCCCCGGCGGAACGCCGCGGCGCGGTGGGCACGCGATCTTCGTGCGCGAAGAGGATCCGGACTACCTCGATCCCGCGCTCTCCTACGGCACCTACAGCGCGCCGATCATCGAGGGCGTGTACCGCGGACTCCTGGAGTACGTCGACGCGCCGGGGCTCGAGGGCGCGCGCCTCGTGCCCGAGCTGGCCGAGACGCTGCCCGACCTCCGTGAGGGCGGCACCCTGTACGCGTTCAAGGTCCGCGCCGCCGCGCGCTTCGGCTCGCCGCTCCATCGGCACATCACCGCCGCCGACTTCAAGTACGCGATCGAGCGGTTGTTTCGAGTCAACTCGCCGGGCATCGACTTCTACACTTCGATCGTCGGCGCCGACCGCGTACGGGACGGCCGCGACACCGCGCTCGCCGGTGTGATTGCGCGCGGAGATTCGCTCTACATCCGGCTCACCCGGCCCGACCCGATCTTCCTCAGCGTGCTTTCGCTGAGCTTCACTTGCCCCTTGCCCCGCGAGATCGTCGAGCGCTGGCCGAACGAGTTCTCCCAGCACACCGTCTCCAGCGGGCCGTTCGAGATCGCGGAGTACGTTCCGCGCCGGCGCGTGCTGCTGGTGCGGAACCACGACTACGCCGGCACGCCAGCGTGGCTCGACACCTTCGAGCTCAGACTGAGCGTCAGCCCGACCAACGCGGTGGCGCTGATTCGCCGCGGCCAGGTCGACGGGGGATTCTTCGAGGTGCCCGCGGCCGAGTTCGGGCGGCTGCGCCGCGACCCCACCTGGCGCCAGCAGGTCATGGTGAGCGACGCGTTGAGCACCTGGTTCGTGTTCATGAACGTGCGGGTCAAGCCATTCAACGATCCGCGCGTGCGCCAGGCGGTCGCGTGGGCCATCGATCGCCGCGCCATCGCCAAGGCGTGGAGCGGGGCCGCGTCGCCGGCTTACGAGTTCCTGCCGCTGGCGATGCCCGGGGCCAAGCCGCTGGACTTCTATCACGGGCCGGACGTGCCACGAGCCAGGCAGCTGCTGCGAGAGGCGGGTTATCCCAACGGCTTCTCGACCCGGCTGTTCGGCTTCACCGCCGGCCCCGAGCCCCGCGTGGCCGCGATCTTGCAGCAGAACCTTGGCGACGTCGGCATCCGCGCGCAGCTCGAGCTGAGCGAGGCCGCGAGCTACACCGCCTTCGCCGGCGATACCAGCAATCGCGTGCCCATGGGGGTGTACGGCTGGTACGCCGACTATCCCGACGCTTCGAACTTCTTCGGCCCGCTGCTCGACGGACGGCGCATCACCCCCATCCAGAACAACAACCTCGGGGTCTTCGACGATCCGATGATCAACGCCGAGATCGACCGCGCCATGGCCACCGCCGACCCCGCCGAGCGCTCGCGGCGGTGGGGACGGCTCGATTCACTGGTGATGGAGAGGGCGCCGGTCGCTCCCACGGTCCACGCGATGGAGACCCGCATCTTCAGCACGCGGATCGGCGGCTGGTATCACCACATCACCCGGCTGATGAAGATCGATCGTCTGTATCTCAAGCAAACGCAACCCGCCCGCCCCGTCGCGAGCAGCGAGCGATGAGCACCGCAGAGGTCGCGCCGCCGATCTCGGACGCGTTGATGATGCCGAAGCGGGAGAACGACGCCTCGTCGCCATGGGAGGCGGCCGGCCGGCGTTTCCTCGCCGACCGCTGGGCCGTCGCGGGCCTCGCCTTCCTGCTCGCGGTCCACATCGTGGCGCTCGCCGCGCCCTGGGCGGTCCCGGCCCTGCTCCATCGCTCGGCCTTCCGCCAGCGGATGAACGACATGGTGCAGGTCGGGGGCCAGAGCGTCGAAGTGGTGTCGGAGGATGGTATCCCGATCGGGCCGGGCGCGGCCTTCCCGCTCGGCGCGGACCTTGCCGGACGCGACGTGCTGTCGCGCGTGATCTATGGAAGCCGCGTGTCGCTGCTGGTCGCGACGCTCGGAACGCTGTTCGCGCTCCTGCTGGGGCTCTCCGCC encodes:
- a CDS encoding FtsX-like permease family protein, producing the protein MNAVWRRVILRRLTEEWPRTLLTVLGVSLGVAVFVAIRLASHSAMASFGGTVDAVAGKANLEVSASSEGFDERLYPAIRREPGVRAAAPVIEVFARARTGGPLPARSARARDDWPETVLVLGLDPFAEEPFQRVRGDRGDDGQGSEALSLLAPRSAFITASYAMRLGIHAGDTLTVLASGRPEPLVVRRVLGGSDLDQALGGSVVIVDIATAQDVFRRYGRIDRVDLLVDQSTRDRVREALARRLSADLTVDLPAGRTRQVENMVEAFRLNLEALSFIALFVAMFLIFNAVAMSVLRWRREIGMLRAVGVTRGGVVGLFLGEGLFFGIAGSALGLAIGTWLARGALTLVGRTLSDLYMVRQVASLHPDAGAYALGFGVGVAAAVCSALVPAIEASRTPPGVTLRQGLWIEAQPLHLGRWSSAGIGLLIAAVAISAWTIRAMRPGGGFVSAFLALVGFALLAPVFTRLGERVMGALLRRLAGVSGMLGTRYLRDAIARTSAAVGALMVAVGMWVALDVMVGSFRRTVDTWVTQTIRGDLYVEPVGHRENLGVTQLPDSFVSRVRTLPHVLAVDTFRGTRFRHRGRLAFAAGLDFDVQEGVGHLQFTRGSAGDVLAAAQARQGVVVSESFAHHFKTRVGDQLALETPSGRVSRPVVGIYYDYSTDAGAVVMDRALFESLWRVRRVESLAIFARAGTDVDALRQQVLDAGGPNLVLNATPHQELRARVLEVFDQTFQVTYALQSIAILVAVLGVAGTLTALILQRGREIAVLRAIGASRAQVQGIVLVESGLIGLFGAVLGCVCGLALAMILIHVINRQYFGWTIRVQLEPRMFLQTLPVLVVSALLAGIGPARRAASRVAAEAMRMD
- a CDS encoding ABC transporter substrate-binding protein, giving the protein MRRLAAALLLLLLTDCAARRESLLYPPGPGGTPRRGGHAIFVREEDPDYLDPALSYGTYSAPIIEGVYRGLLEYVDAPGLEGARLVPELAETLPDLREGGTLYAFKVRAAARFGSPLHRHITAADFKYAIERLFRVNSPGIDFYTSIVGADRVRDGRDTALAGVIARGDSLYIRLTRPDPIFLSVLSLSFTCPLPREIVERWPNEFSQHTVSSGPFEIAEYVPRRRVLLVRNHDYAGTPAWLDTFELRLSVSPTNAVALIRRGQVDGGFFEVPAAEFGRLRRDPTWRQQVMVSDALSTWFVFMNVRVKPFNDPRVRQAVAWAIDRRAIAKAWSGAASPAYEFLPLAMPGAKPLDFYHGPDVPRARQLLREAGYPNGFSTRLFGFTAGPEPRVAAILQQNLGDVGIRAQLELSEAASYTAFAGDTSNRVPMGVYGWYADYPDASNFFGPLLDGRRITPIQNNNLGVFDDPMINAEIDRAMATADPAERSRRWGRLDSLVMERAPVAPTVHAMETRIFSTRIGGWYHHITRLMKIDRLYLKQTQPARPVASSER
- a CDS encoding lipocalin-like domain-containing protein, translated to MPDIRHRWKSVLGAATLTMIAALAIAAGYEYASKPRAFRFPRDHASHPEYRVEWWYYTGNVAAGTRWFGYQLTFFRVGIDPAWRQSASAWAPHDVLFAHLALTDVEGRRFRFHERVARPSLGMAGADTVRYRVWIDDWSASLEPDERTHRLQARASDLALDLRLTPNKPLVVHGKDGLSHKSAAPGNASHYYSLSRLRTAGGIRAGGDSLAVRGTSWMDHEFSTSQLDSAQVGWDWFSLQLDTDEELMLYQLRRRDGSIEPVSSGTWIGGEGRAEHLARQAFAITPARRWKSPASGATYPHGWKVRVPSRDLDLTVTPVLDDQELRSRTMGGVIYWEGAVRVGGTSRGTPVTGRGYVELTGYTGRAPGL
- a CDS encoding tetratricopeptide repeat protein, which produces MRRLAVALAITLSGCGHIVVLNDPLTAAEHNDLGVAYEQAGHKDLAAREYRKALKRDRHFAVARVNLGNLAAASGEWADAEKCYRRALRDRPDDADAMNNLATALLKRGKRLDEAEQLAARAVATGGRDSLYRATLAEVQSARSAAADRR
- a CDS encoding ABC transporter ATP-binding protein, with protein sequence MSDDSTRTPALRLVRVVKEYRLGDGLVRALDDVSLEVGRGEFLALMGRSGSGKSTLLNLVAGIDTPSRGEVWVEGRELSRLSDDALTRLRRDRIGVVYQFFNLISTLTVRENVALPAELAGRPAREALAAADRLIADVGLEARRDARPHMLSGGELQRAAIARALVMSPALVLADEPTGNLDTRAAERVLELLRDLGERAGATVLLVTHSREAAAAASRVIEIHDGRIADSDAR
- a CDS encoding PA2779 family protein, whose amino-acid sequence is MRFPRTLRYFTALVLACWWSVLHVAPAAAALAPSRVSGQTAITSTRDADLVIVQRALEHRMVVQKLRDYGVSPEEAQLKVASMSDEDLHTLASASKGLPAGGDALGALVTVLIIILLVIVILKLLNKDITVK
- a CDS encoding cysteine peptidase family C39 domain-containing protein, producing the protein MSGGVALALAVSLASPAAAPSSPAKSVESSWALPVPVIRQARERCGPAALQMVMRYYRADSAAEAQAEAAYDPVLRGALITELAAAARRAGFDAAVEKPGEDSLAAFLGQDVPPILLIDAGIGPLRKNHYVVLVGWDGQRSRVTILDGGSKPRSTGREGLMKRWSAAGGRALVVRRP
- a CDS encoding DUF4920 domain-containing protein; protein product: MKRFTVILIALLIPLFAVAALAEPVAVGAEITVKKPVKLAKLAKSPEKFVGKTIRIEGTALKVCQGAGCWVEVSDGKGVTFLAKSLDESVLLPKDSAGRSIVVQGVVTKMAPKTHDHEHEGEGHECPVPTFLISTQGALLP